The Natrinema amylolyticum genome includes the window ACGGAACGACGACGCCGGCGGAACTGGTCCGGGCGGCGCGGACCGTCGGCCTCGACGGCGTCGTCGTCACCGATCACGACACGGTCGACGGGGCGACTCGGGTCGCGGACCTGGCGGCCGACGACCTCACCGTCATCGTCGGCTGCGAGGTTTCGACCGCCGACGGCCACCTGCTCGCGATGGGCGTCGACGCCGCGCCCGAACCCGACCGCTCGCTCGAGGAGACGGCGCGGGCGGTCCGCGCCGCGGGCGGCGTCGCGGTCGTCCCCCACCCGTTTCAACGATCGCGACACGGCGCTCGGGGGGCCGCGATCGACGGCGTCGACGGCATCGAAGTCTACAACGCCCACGCGGTCACGAACGTCCGGAACCGCCAGGCCGACCGGTTCGCGACGCGCCACGAGTATCCGCGATTCGGGGGGAGCGACGCCCACCGTCCCGGGAACGTCGGCCGCGCCGCCACGGCGGTTCGACTGCCCGCGGACGCTCCCCCGACGCCGACGGCGATCCTCGAGGCGATGCGCGCCGGCCGGACCGCCGCCGTCGGCGAGCGAACGACGACGTGGCAGTACCTGCGCAAGGTGGTCACGAACGCGAGGCGAAAGACGCCCTCGCTGCGCTGAGTTCGACTCCCCGTTCCCGCTCGAGTTCGATGGCGGGGAGTGGGTCCATGGCCGGGAGTGGGTCGATGGCGAGAAGCGGTTCGTGTCGAGTAGCCGTAGGGAGCGACTGTCTCTCGAGCGTGCGCGTCCCTGGAGGCGAAGCCTCATTGCTTATCAGTACCGAGGGCTATGTAGCGACCAGTATCGCTATGATGGCGCTCACGCACGGGTTCGTGGCCCTCGCCGCCGCGGTCGTCGTCCTCCCGGTCCTCGGCGACCACGTCGGGACGCCGCTCCTGCTGGCGGCGTTCGTCGGCGGACTCGCGCCGGACGCCGACCTGCTGGCGAGCCATCGGAAGTCGCTGCACTATCCGGTCGGCTTTTCGGTCCTCTTTTTCGTTTTGCTCGGCGCGGTCCACCTGACGGCGTCGGCTCCGCTAGTGGTCCTGACGGTGGGGGTCGGGGCCGCCGCCCTCCACGCCGTCTCGGACGTGTTCGGCGGCAGCGCGGAGCGGGAGCCCTGGAATCCGGTGACCGAAAACGGCGTCTACAACCACGTCCTCGGCCGGTGGCACCGGCCGCGGCGGTACGTCCGGTACTCGGGCGCGCCGGAGGACTTTCTGGTCTGTCTCGGGTTCGCGGCCGTCGCGATCTCGTCAGGGAGTACGTCAGCGGCGGCCGACACCGTCCTAATCTCGCTGGTCGCGTTCGCGGGCGTGTACTCGCTGTGTCGAAAGCGGCTCGCGGCGATCGGCGCCGGAATCGGGGGCCTCGTCCCGGCGAGTCTACGCGCGATCCTCCCGGCGGTCCGCGTCAGAGAGACGGAAACCGACGGGACGACGATCGATATCAGGTTCGGCCGCTGAGTGTCCGGCGACGCGATCGAGAACGACACTGCGAGCGGCACGGATCAATCGAACAGTTCACTGTTCAGTCTCTCGTCGCCGTCCCAGTACCAGCGGAGATACGAGTATCCCACACCGAACAAGACGCACACTGTCACGATCATCGCTATCGCTCCCATACGCCAGTTGTTACCTTCGGACAGAAGTGATTTCTGGACGTCACCGGTGAATACCGACTGAATCAGCTACTCCGCTTGGATAGAAACCGCGTGGGCCGGTCTACGACACCTCGAGACCAGTGAAACCGGCGTCGGCGAACCGATCCGGACGACTCGAGCGCGGTCTTACTCCGCCGCGCCCCAGTCGCCGGTGTGCTTCGGACGGTCCGTCACCGACGCGACCTCGAGGTCGCCGTCGAAGCTATCGAGCGCTTCGACGTAGGCCTCGGCGCTGGCCGCCGTCGACAGGTAGGGGATCTCCTCTTCGACGGCCATCTCCAGCGAATCGCGGTCGCGGCTGACGATGAAGTCGACTTTCCCCTCGCGGATCGCCTGCGGGACGTCGTCGAACTCGGTCACGTCGAAGTGATTCTCGAAGCCGTCGACGTCGAGGTCGACCACGGCGGTCCCCTCGCTGACGGCGTTGCCGGCGGCCTGCTGGGCCTTCCAGTAGGCCGTCCCGGGGTCGCTGGCCGTCCCCATGACCTCGCCGGTGGACTTCATCTCCGGGCCGAGACGCGGGTCCGAACCCGGCAGGCGGTCGAAGGGCAGAACGACCTCCTTGACCGAGGTGTGGTTGGGGATCTGCTCGTCGACCTCGAGACTCTCGAGGGTCTCGCCGGCCATGACCTGCGCGGCGAGTTTGGCGATCGGCACGCCGGTCGCCTTCGAGACGAACGGGACGGTACGCGAGGAGCGCGGGTTGGCCTCTAAGACGTACACCTCGCCATCGCGGACGGCGAGTTGGACGTTCAGCAGCCCCTTCGTTTTGAGCGCCTCGGCGATGTCCTCGGTGACCTCGCGGACGCGCTCGAGCGTGTCCTCGTCGAGCGAGCGCGGCGGGATCATACACGCGGAGTCGCCCGAGTGGACGCCCGCCGTTTCGACGTGTTCCATGATGCCGCCGATGATGACGTTGCGGCCGTCGGAGACCGCGTCGACGTCGAGTTCGATCGCGTCCTCGAGGAAATCGTCCACGAGAATCGGTTTGTCCGGCGCGACGCGGACGGCCTCCTCGATGTAGGTCTGCAGTTCCTCGTCGTTGTAGACGACGTCCATCGCGCGGCCGCCCAGCACGTAGGAGGGGCGGACGAGGACGGGGTAGCCGATGTCGTGGGCCAGCTCGAGGGCTTCCTCCTCGGAGAAGGCGGTCCCGCCGTCGGGCTGGGCGATGCCCAGTTCGTCCATCAGGGCGTTGAAGCGGTCGCGGTCCTCCGCGAGGTCCATCGCTTCGACGGAGGTACCCATGACCTCGCAGTCCAGGCCGCGGCGCGCGAGTTCGTCCTCGAGCGGTTCGCCGATGTTGACGGAGGTCTGGCCACCGAACTGGACCATCACGCCGTCAGCACCGGTCGCCTCGGCGACGTCCGCGACCTCCTCGGCCGTGATGGGCTCGAAGAAGAGGCCGTCGGAGGTGTCGTAGTCCGTCGAGACGGTCTCGGGGTTGTTGTTCACGACGTAGGCGTCGATGCCGAGGTCGCGCAGCGCGCGGACCGCGTGGACCGAACAGTAGTCGAACTCGACGCCCTGTCCGATGCGGATCGGGCCGCCGCCGACGACGATCACGCTCTCGATGTCGCGGTCGACCTCGAGCTCACCGGCCGCGGCGTCGCCGAGTAGCGGGCCGGACTCGAACTCCGACTTGCGCGCGGAGTAGTAGTACGGCGTCTCGGCCTCGAACTCGCCCGCGCAGGTGTCGACCTGCTTGTAGGTGCGGCCGGGGACTTCCGTCTCGACGGTCTCGACGTCCGCGCCCGCGGTCGTGGCGATGCTGGCGTTGGTGTGGCCGGCGATCGCGGCCTCGGTGAAGTCGCCTTCCTGAGCGGCGAGCGTCGAGTCTGCGATGCGTTTGAAGCGCTCGGTGTACCACTCGAAGATGCCGGTCAGCTCCTGGACCTCGTCGACGGTGTAGCCGCGCTCGAAGGCCTCGAACATCGCGTAGGGACGATCCGGCGACGGGCGCTCGAGGTAGTGCTCCTCGAGTTCCTCGTCCGAGATTTCGGCCCAGTCGACGTCGGGCTCGTACTCCGAGGAGCGAAGCGCCTTGAGCAGGGACTCCTCGAAGGTGCGGCCGATTGCCATCGCCTCGCCGGTCGACTTCATAGCCGTCGTCAGCTCGAAGTCGACGTCGTCGAACTTGTCTTTGGGCCAGCGGGGTACCTTCGTGACCACGTAGTCGATCGCGGGTTCGAAGGCGGCGGTGGTCTCGCCCGTGATCTCGTTGGTGATCTCGTGGAGTCGCTTGCCGAGCGCGACCTTCGCGGTCACGCGGGCGATCGGGTAGCCGGTCGCCTTGGAGGCCAGCGCGGAGGAGCGGGAGACGCGCGGGTTGACCTCGACGACGCGGTACTCGCCGCCGGGGGTGCCGTCGTCGTGCCACGCGAACTGGATGTTACAGCCGCCCTGAATGCCAAGTTCGCGGATGACGTCGAGCGCGGCGGTGCGCATCTCCTGGTGACCCTCGTCGGGGACGATCTGGGAGGGCGTGACGACCGTCGACTCGCCCGTGTGGATCCCCATCGGGTCGATGTTCTCCATGTTACAGATGATGATACAGGAGTCGTCGGCGTCGCGCATGACTTCGTACTCGTACTCGACCCAGCCGGCGATCGACTCGGTGATGAGTACCTCGCTGTTACGAGAGAGGCGCAGTCCCTTGCGGACGCGGCGCAGCAGTTCGTCGAAGTCGTGGACGACGCCCGAACCGGAGCCGCCCAGCGTGTAGGTCGTGCGGGCGATCACGGGCAGGCCGCCGACTTCGTCGACAGCCGCCTGAACGCGATCGCGCAGGCCCTCCTCGGTCATCTCCGAGACCTCCTCGCCCTCGTCGAGCGAGATGGTGGTGGAGGCGGGAACCGGCTGGCCGATCTTCTCCATGCGCTGACGGAAGAGGTCGCGGTCCTCCGTCGCGTAGATCGTGTCCAGGGGCGTCCCCATGATCTCGACGTCGTACTCCTCGAGAACGCCTTCCTCGGCGAGTTCGGCGGTGACGTTCAGCCCGGTCTGGCCGCCCAGGCCGGCGATAACGCCGTCGGGGTTCTCCTTGCGGATGATCTCGGCGATGGCGTCGGTCGTGATCGGCTCGATGTAGACCTCGTCGGCCATCTCCGGGTCCGTCATGATCGTCGCCGGGTTCGAGTTCACGAGGACGACGCGAGCGCCTTCCTCCTGAAGCGCGCGACAGGCCTGTGCGCCCGAATAGTCGAATTCGGCGGCCTGTCCGATCTGGATCGGGCCGCTCCCGATCAACAGGATCGTGCGCCCGTCGCCCGTCTCGGCGTCTGTGGCGGTGTCCGTACTCATTTGTCTTGTCGAATTGGAGTTCGTACATCGTAATAAGCCCCACGATACAGTACGAATCTCGAAATCGATTTTCGAAATTCGAACTCAACGGCGGAGTCATCTCGATCAGTCCGAATTCGCGCGGGTCGCCGTCGATCCAGCGGCTGGGTGTGAACCTCTCGCGTCCTCACCGAGGACGGTCGGCAGGGGTATAGCAGTCGGTTATGACCGGTATCTCCGGCCACACGCCTTATGATGACTCGTCCCGTCACTTCAGATCATCTAGATGGCCGCGTCCGGTACTATCCGTTTCCAGCGCCCGATCACCGTTCTCTACGCCGACCCGGACCCCGCGGCTCGCCGCCGAACCGTCGAGAAACTCGAGACGGCCGCGGACGGACTCGCGGTCGATCCCGTCGCGACGCCGACCGAACTCCGCGACGCGCTCGCGGACGCGGACGAGCGTACGTGCGTCGTCACCGAATATCGGTTCGCCGAAACGGACGCGCTGTCGATGTACGAACGCGTCCGAGCCGAGGACGCCGCCGCCGTTCCGTTCGTCCTCTACACTGCCGACGACGACGAACGGCTCGCGAGCGACGCCATCACGTCCGGCCTGATGGGATACGTCCCGAAGGACGTCGCGGATTCGATCGAGCGACTGCTCGCCCAACTCCGAACGGTCGTCGACGAGAGACTCCGACCGGGCGATGGCAAGCGGGCCGCCGCCCCGTCCCGATTACACCGGTCGCGAGCGACCGACCGCGACCACTTCGTCGCGCTCTTCGAGCACAGCCCCGACCCGATCATCGTGACGCGCCGCGCCGACCCGAATCAGATCGTCGACGTCAACCCCGCGTTCGAGGACGTCTTCGGCTACGAACGCGATGCCATCTCCGGGGACTCGCTCGACGACGTCCTCGTCCCCGACGACGCCGAACCGGTCCGTATCGCCGGGACGGTCGGGCTCGGTGAAGTGGTCACGGCGGCCGTCGAGCGCCTGACGATCGACGGCTGCAGGGACTTCTCTCTCCGCGGGTTCGCGGCCGAGATCGGGGGCGACGTCTACGAGTACGCGATCTATACCGACATCAGCGAGCAGAAACGCCGGGAACGGGAACTCGAGCGATATCGGACCCTCGTCGATACCGTCGGCGATCCGATGTACGTCCTCGACGAGCGGGGACGGATCGAGATGGCCAACGACGCGATGGCCGACGTGCTCGGGACGACGCGCGCCGCACTCGTCGGCGAGCATCCGAGCGAGTACATGTCCGACGAGGACGTCGAACGGGCGAAAAGGACCCTCAGCGAGATCCTGTCCGACGACGATCGAACGTGGGAGACCTACGAGATGCAGTTCGAACCCCCCGACAGCGACCCGTTTCTCGTCGAGAACAACGTCGCACCGCTGACCGACGAGCACGGGTCGTTTACCGGCAGTGTCGGCGTCATCCGAGATATCAGCGACTACAAGGAGCGAGAACAACGGATTCACCGCCTCCACGAGGGGACCCGACGGCTGATGGCCGCGGAGAGCAGCGAAGAGGTCGCCCGCGTCGCGAGCGAAATCGCCCGCGACGCGCTGTCGCTCACGATCAACTCGATCCATCTGTACGAGGAGCGAGCGGACCGATCCGCCTCGAGTTGCGACGACACGTCACGCGCGCCCGGCGTTCTCGTCCCGGTGGCGATGACCGACGAGACGAAAGCGCT containing:
- a CDS encoding CehA/McbA family metallohydrolase encodes the protein MTSHAIGAADGAARTLRIDPHVHTSASYDGTTTPAELVRAARTVGLDGVVVTDHDTVDGATRVADLAADDLTVIVGCEVSTADGHLLAMGVDAAPEPDRSLEETARAVRAAGGVAVVPHPFQRSRHGARGAAIDGVDGIEVYNAHAVTNVRNRQADRFATRHEYPRFGGSDAHRPGNVGRAATAVRLPADAPPTPTAILEAMRAGRTAAVGERTTTWQYLRKVVTNARRKTPSLR
- a CDS encoding metal-dependent hydrolase; translation: MMALTHGFVALAAAVVVLPVLGDHVGTPLLLAAFVGGLAPDADLLASHRKSLHYPVGFSVLFFVLLGAVHLTASAPLVVLTVGVGAAALHAVSDVFGGSAEREPWNPVTENGVYNHVLGRWHRPRRYVRYSGAPEDFLVCLGFAAVAISSGSTSAAADTVLISLVAFAGVYSLCRKRLAAIGAGIGGLVPASLRAILPAVRVRETETDGTTIDIRFGR
- the carB gene encoding carbamoyl-phosphate synthase large subunit; the encoded protein is MSTDTATDAETGDGRTILLIGSGPIQIGQAAEFDYSGAQACRALQEEGARVVLVNSNPATIMTDPEMADEVYIEPITTDAIAEIIRKENPDGVIAGLGGQTGLNVTAELAEEGVLEEYDVEIMGTPLDTIYATEDRDLFRQRMEKIGQPVPASTTISLDEGEEVSEMTEEGLRDRVQAAVDEVGGLPVIARTTYTLGGSGSGVVHDFDELLRRVRKGLRLSRNSEVLITESIAGWVEYEYEVMRDADDSCIIICNMENIDPMGIHTGESTVVTPSQIVPDEGHQEMRTAALDVIRELGIQGGCNIQFAWHDDGTPGGEYRVVEVNPRVSRSSALASKATGYPIARVTAKVALGKRLHEITNEITGETTAAFEPAIDYVVTKVPRWPKDKFDDVDFELTTAMKSTGEAMAIGRTFEESLLKALRSSEYEPDVDWAEISDEELEEHYLERPSPDRPYAMFEAFERGYTVDEVQELTGIFEWYTERFKRIADSTLAAQEGDFTEAAIAGHTNASIATTAGADVETVETEVPGRTYKQVDTCAGEFEAETPYYYSARKSEFESGPLLGDAAAGELEVDRDIESVIVVGGGPIRIGQGVEFDYCSVHAVRALRDLGIDAYVVNNNPETVSTDYDTSDGLFFEPITAEEVADVAEATGADGVMVQFGGQTSVNIGEPLEDELARRGLDCEVMGTSVEAMDLAEDRDRFNALMDELGIAQPDGGTAFSEEEALELAHDIGYPVLVRPSYVLGGRAMDVVYNDEELQTYIEEAVRVAPDKPILVDDFLEDAIELDVDAVSDGRNVIIGGIMEHVETAGVHSGDSACMIPPRSLDEDTLERVREVTEDIAEALKTKGLLNVQLAVRDGEVYVLEANPRSSRTVPFVSKATGVPIAKLAAQVMAGETLESLEVDEQIPNHTSVKEVVLPFDRLPGSDPRLGPEMKSTGEVMGTASDPGTAYWKAQQAAGNAVSEGTAVVDLDVDGFENHFDVTEFDDVPQAIREGKVDFIVSRDRDSLEMAVEEEIPYLSTAASAEAYVEALDSFDGDLEVASVTDRPKHTGDWGAAE
- a CDS encoding PAS domain S-box protein, with protein sequence MAASGTIRFQRPITVLYADPDPAARRRTVEKLETAADGLAVDPVATPTELRDALADADERTCVVTEYRFAETDALSMYERVRAEDAAAVPFVLYTADDDERLASDAITSGLMGYVPKDVADSIERLLAQLRTVVDERLRPGDGKRAAAPSRLHRSRATDRDHFVALFEHSPDPIIVTRRADPNQIVDVNPAFEDVFGYERDAISGDSLDDVLVPDDAEPVRIAGTVGLGEVVTAAVERLTIDGCRDFSLRGFAAEIGGDVYEYAIYTDISEQKRRERELERYRTLVDTVGDPMYVLDERGRIEMANDAMADVLGTTRAALVGEHPSEYMSDEDVERAKRTLSEILSDDDRTWETYEMQFEPPDSDPFLVENNVAPLTDEHGSFTGSVGVIRDISDYKEREQRIHRLHEGTRRLMAAESSEEVARVASEIARDALSLTINSIHLYEERADRSASSCDDTSRAPGVLVPVAMTDETKALLGAVPPIEPGDSISWDAFEAGETIVHGDVRYADNVRNPETPVRSEVHIPLGEAGIFIASSTATNDFDPETITLARILAANVEAALERARREDELAARTAELERQNDRLDAFASTVSHDLRTPLTLAAGHLENLEPQLDAEGERYREEIEWAVDRMDDLIENVLALARSGQRLTETEPVDLDGVVDRAHRAVDPELTVVRERALPTVEADEERLLVLFENVFRNARNHVGTDVRITVEPTDDGFAIGDDGPGIPSREREKILESGYSTAAEGTGFGLAIVSEVVEAHGWSITVGESEAGGLRLAVSFGA